The Oncorhynchus clarkii lewisi isolate Uvic-CL-2024 chromosome 20, UVic_Ocla_1.0, whole genome shotgun sequence nucleotide sequence aatcaaaagaaatcagccaagacctcataattTTTTGCTGGTTcatcacaagtctggttcatccttgggagcaatttccaaatgtctgaaggtaccatgttcatctgtacaaacaatagtacgcaagtataaccaccatgggaccacgcagccgtcatactgctcaggaaggagacgcattctgtctcctagagatgaatgtactttggtgcgaaaagtgcaaatcaatcccagaacaacagcaaaggaccttgtgaagatgctggaggaaacgggtacaaaagtatctatatccacagtaaaatgagtcaacataacctgaaaggttgctcagcaaagaaggcactgctccaaaaccgccataaaaaaagccagactacggtttgcaactgcacatggggacaaagattgtactttttggagaaatgtcctctggtctgaaacaaaaatggaactgtttggccgtaatgaccatcgttatgtttgtggggtgctttgctgcaggagggattggtgcacttcacaaaatagatggcatcatgaggcaggaaaattatgtggatatattgaagcaacatctcaagacatcagtcaggaagtttaagcttggtcgcaaatgcgtcttccaaatggacaatgaccccaagcatacttccaaagttgtggcaaaatggcttaaggacaacaaaggtattggagtggccatcacaaagccctgacctcaatcctatagaaagtttgtgggcagaactgagaaggcgtgtgcgagcaaggaggcctccaaacctggcttagttacaccagctctgtcaggagtaatgggccaaaattcacccaacttattgtgggaagctatctgcaacatttgacccaagttaaacagtttaaaggcaatgctaccaaatactaatcgagTTTGatagcttctgacccactgggaatgtgatgaaagaaataaaagctgaaataaatcactaccATTAcactgacatttcacgttcttaaaataaagtggtgaccctaactgacctaagacagggaatttttactaggattaaatgtcaggaattgtgaaaaactgggttttattgcatttggctaaggtgtatgtaaacttctgatctcAACTGTATataatcgcaatacatatagaattgcaatacatataaAATCGCAATACATTTAGGAACGTAAGAATCGCAATACTTATAGAATCAGCAGCTAAGTATGGTGATGATGAGGTCTCTGCAGTTCCCAGCCCCACCCATCATTAGTAGTACCTGAAGCCGTGCAAGAACCCAAACTTCTGTCTTGTTGCCACCCAGGATGGCACTCTTTTTGACGGGCGGCCCATCGAGTCGCTGTCCCTTATCGACGCGGTTATGCCCGACGTGGTGCAGACGCGGCAGCAGGCCTACAGGGAAAAGCTGGCCCAGCAGCAGCAGGTGGGCAGCACCAGCGGCACCCAGGGCCTCCAACCTGGCGGTGCCAAGAACGGAGAGGGAGGCACCGCTGCCAACGGCGAGGAGAACGGCGCCCATGGCTTAGCCAGTGAGCAGAACCTTTTTATTATCGCACGTCTTTGATTATTTTTGTTACATTTTCCATGTTTCCTTTCATGATCCATAACAGTACAACTGATTTACAATACATAAACTCAAGAGGTGTGAGGCCTAAAGCACAATCTACGATGGAGACTGTCATCCATACTAACACTAGCGTAGGTTTAGCTGCTATTCGACAAGCTAGCAATATCCCCCTCTGGTCATGGATTTAACAGGGGTGGAAACTCCATCAGCCAATGCTTACGTAAATCCTATGCATTTTAAATGATGGAGGAATGTGCAAGTGCAGAATTGGCCCAGGACTCCGCCCAAAAACTCTGATCTGTGTGTCTAGCATAGAGATAGAGGACTCTAGATGGATATAAGACATTTGATACATGATGAGTCTAACTTTATGGTGTGCCTCCCCAGACCACCATGCAGAGATGATGGAGGTGGACCAGGATGTGGAGATCCCCCAAAACAAGGCCATGGTGCTGAGGGGCCACGAGTCAGAGGTGTTCATCTGTGCCTGGAACCCCGTCAACGACCTGCTCGCCTCTGGGTACAGAACAAACTCCTATATCCTTCTGTTTCACTGTCTGTCCTACTTCTGTTTCACTGTCTGTCCTACTTCTGTTTCACTGTCTGTCCTACTTCTGTTTCACTGTCTGTCCTACTTCTGTTTCACTGTCTGTCCTACTTCTGTCTCTCTACAGAGAAGGGACATAGCCTAAAGATAAATTATTTCTGTTCATAAAGTAAAATCCACCTTCATACAGCATTGGTAGTCTGGAGAAGTATGCATTGACCTACATTTTGATGTGGCAGAACTTAGTCAAGGCTGTTTCCAACAGGTTGCTGGTGGTAACTTTCAGTGAAAtaatgtttgtgtgttttgtaCTCGCACATCTAATTGAATCCTACGCACCATATAATACAATCTACGTAGTCAGACATTACTGTGGTTTTAGGCTATCCAAAGAAGTtggatgactgtgtgtgtgtgtgtgtaggtctgggGACTCGACGGCGCGGATCTGGAACCTGAGTGAGAACGGCACGGGCAGCTCCACGCAGCTGGTGCTGAGACACTGTATACGGGAGGGAGGCCAGGACGTACCCAGCAACAAAGACGTCACCTCACTGGACTGGAATGTGAGTTAGAGAGAGACCCCGATTAGTTTGTCTTCCCAGCTGGAAATATGGGACCGGCTTCTCTCGCCCATGGAAAATACAGGGCTGTCGCTACTGAATAAAGATTTACAGTAGAGCAGGCTGTCATTTCCCTGCTCTATGAAGGATACTCAACCTGCTTTTAAAGTACTTTGAGCCTAATCGCAACTCAGGACAAGCAGGAAAAACTGACTTTCTGGTAAATGTTTGATGTCATCAGGAGATAATTTTTTGCCAAGTTTTTAGTAATGCACATAAATCTCAAATTAGGATCGGTCCCTTGTTTGGTCCCAATCAGGTGTGCAACAGGAACAAACAAAAATATGGCAACCCAGAATTCcaggttaacctctctgggatatatGTGGGACACTAGCGttccacctggccaaaagccagggaaaatacagagcgccaaattcaaacaaattactataaaaatcaaactttcattaaatcacacatgcaagatagaaaattaaagctacacttgttgtgaatccagccaacatgtcagatttcaaaaaggctttagggcaaaagcaaacgatgctattatctgaggatggcacctccgtaaacaaagagataAACCATATTTCAGGCGCGAcacaacgcagaaataaaaatataattcatgccttacctttgacgagcttcttttgttggcactctaATATGTCtcaaacatcacaaatggtccttttgttcgattaattccgtccatatatatccaaaatgtcaatttatttggcgtgtttgatccagaaaaacaccggttccaacttgctcaacatgactacaaaatatctcaaacgttacctgtaaactttgccaaaacatttcaaactacttttgtaatacaactttaggtattttttaacgtaaataatcgataaaattgaagatgggatgatctgtgttcagtacaggaagaaaacaaactgaagcatgctttctggtcacacGCCTCTAatagtacacttcaagtgaccctcgttcaagatggccatacttcttcattacacaaaggaataacctcaaccaatttctaaagactgttgacatccagtggaagcgataggaactgcaataaGATCCCTTAGatatctggattcccaatgaaaacccattgaaaagtgacctaaaaataaatacatctgaatggtttgtccttggaatttcacctgctaaataagttctgttatactcagacatgattcaaacagttttagaaacgtcagtgtcttctatccaaatctactaataatatgcatatcttatcttctggggatgagtagcaggcagttgaatttgggcatgcatttcatccggacgtgaaaatactgccccctgtcaccaagaagttaaaggttttatttttttttaaattttttttaaccCCGATGAATTTGTATTTTTCAGAGTGAGGGTACGCTGCTAGCCACAGGCTCGTACGACGGCTTTGCCAGAATATGGACTAAAGACGGTAAGCCATTTTAAGATGCACTACGGCTGTTGTTAATTGTTTACATAACATTTTTGCTTTAATAGTTTTAGGCAAACCAATATAAGCGTTTGTCCAATGAGGTAATTTCTGGACAACATGTCTATCCATTTAGGGGGATCCTTTTTGGTTAGAGCAGCATCTCAACATTTCTAAACACCGAATCATAGATGACCCATAAACCTGTTCTCATGCTAAACAAGCACCGTGATGTGTGTTTTTGCAGGTAACCTCGCCAGTACCTTGGGCCAGCATAAAGGTCCTATATTTGCCCTTAAATGGAATAAGAAAGGAAACTTCATCCTCAGTGCAGGAGTAGATAAGGTAAGATAACGGGTTTTGTGATAGACAGTTGGATTTAAAATCCTTTTAAAATGAATTTGATTCATCATGGGGTGCTGTCATTGGTCAGTCATGATGAAAGGACTCTGACAGTGTATCCATCTCCCGTTCAGACCACCATCATTTGGGACGCCCACACAGGAGAGGCCAAGCAGCAGTTTCCCTTCCACTCTGCGCCGGCCCTGGACGTGGACTGGCAGAGCAACAACACGTTTGCCTCCTGTAGCACGGACATGTGCATACACGTGTGTAAGCTGGGCCAGGACCGGCCTGTCAAGACTTTTCAGGGACACACGGTAAGACCAGGGACTGGCTGTCTGGCCTGGATGCGTTTCaacagtctcctctctgtcacatTGACTGACATTGATTCATCTCTATAGTCTAAAGGCCTCGTCTTCAAATGCACTGACCTGAATATAAAGATGAAGGCTTTTGCCCGTCCTGTTCCTGTTCTCACATCACTACAGGAAGTGCCTTTAGACAGTTAATGCATTCTTTGTGTGCTGCTATATTATAAAGTTCACAACGTGTTTCCTTGTATTTCCACTCAtcatccctttctctttccctcctatAGAATGAAGTGAATGCAATCAAGTGGGATCCCACGGGGAGTCTGCTGGCCTCCTGCTCTGACGACATGACACTCAAggtcattacacacacacacacacacacagagctctcgctcgcacacacaccgctcgcacacacacacacagctctctctcgcacacacacacacagctctctctcgcacacacacacacagctctctctcgcacacacacacacagctctctctcgctcacacacacaccactcacacacacacctctcacacctctgacacacacacacctctcacactcacacctctcacacacacagctctcacacacgcacagctctcacacacgcacagctctcacacacgcacagctctctctctcacacacacagctcagaacAAGCTTCCTGACATCTTCCTAAATGAAAGTGACCTCTAGCTACTGTACTGGCAAATCTGTATTTAGTGGAGTAAGAACAGAGTAGTGTTATTGGGGACCGTTGGTCGTAGTTTATAGGCCGGATCTACAACCTCTTCTTCCTGAGTCGGTCCTATGATGCTACAtaatgtctgtctctccttcctgagTCGATCCCATGGTGCtacataatgtctctctctctctccttcctgagtCGGTCCTATTATGCTACAtaatgtctgtctctccttcctgagTTGATCCCATGGTGCtacataatgtctctctctctccttcctgagtCGGTCCCATGGTGCTACATAATGTCTCTGTCGATCCCATGGTGCTACATAATGTcgctgtctccctccttcctgaGTCGGTCCCACATAATGTCTCTGTCGATCCCATGGTGCtacataatgtctctctctctccttcctgagtCGGTCCCATGGTGCTACATAATGTCTCTGTCGATCCCATGGTGCTACATAATGTcgctgtctccctccttcctgaGTCGGTCCCATGGTGCtacataatgtctctctctccttcctgagtTGATCCCATGGTGCTACATAAagtctgtctccttcctgagtcgGTCCCATGGTGCTACATAATGTCTCTGTCGATCCCATGGTGCTACAtaatgtctctctccttcctgagTCGGTCCCATGGTGCTacattatgtctgtctctctcccgtctgtctctcaGATTTGGAGTATGAAGCAGGACTCGTGTGTCCACGACCTGCAGGCCCACAGTAAGGAGATCTACACCATCAAGTGGAGCCCCACGGGGCCCGGGACCAACAACCCCAATGCCAACCTGATGCTGGCCAGGTAATAAAAGATGGTGAAACACTCCAACTCCCAGCATTCCtctgttttttgtgttttttttatcatAAGAGGTTATGTATCATAAACATTTAGGATCTGTACGTGACGTAGTATGGAGTCATGTGTTCATCTCTGTGACATTCTGTTTCCCCcagctgaagaaaaaaaaagagccCAGGATCGTCACTAATCAAATATAAGTGAATAGatcttctgtccttctctctgcctTTAACCCTCCTAAACAGCTCCAGGGGCGCTGCACCATGCTCCCTCCCAAATGGGTGGTGTCTGGGTCGTTAGGAGCAGGAGATGGATACTAAAGTACTGTTCTTCTCCCCAGCGCGTCGTTTGACTCGACGGTGCGTCTGTGGGATGTGGAGCGAGGCGTGTGCATCCACACGCTCACCCGCCACCAGGAGCCCGTCTACAGTGTGGCCTTCAGCCCCGACGGGCGCCACCTGGCCAGCGGCTCCTTCGACAAGTGTGTCCACATCTGGAACACACAGGTACGGGGCGGACTGACACAAACACAGTCGCTGACGTCACTCGTACATCATTCACATCTCAAGCCTGACGGTTTCTTGTAGGGCTGGTCTGGTGGTCGACGAATGGGTTTGAATATTTAGGTCTGACTCTGACGTATATGATGCATTGATTTCAATGGGTGATTTCTGTGAAAATTTGAGTTCTACATGTAAATCTGGAGCTCAGCCCTTAGTGAGATGCGTGTAATAATGTAAACATGATTGAAATTGAGTTGCCCCAAATCCATTTTTCCTGATCATTGTTGGCTGATTACACCCCTATCCCTCTGTCCAGACGGGTGCTTTAGTCCACAGCTACAGGGGAACGGGGGGCATCTTCGAGGTGTGCTGGAACGCCACGGGCGACAAGGTGGGAGCCAGTGCATCAGACGGATCGGTAAGTCTCACTAGCTGCCTCTTAATGGACACAGCCAGGAATGATTTCCTGGTGTCCGGAGGAGCTGAGCTGGAATAACGTCAGACCCCAGTTAAAAGCTTTATCTAGGGCCCAAGGTGTCTCGTGGTCCGGGTAAACGCCTGGCTTCGTTTACACACACTGTTCACCGAGCACCAAGTAGTGACACTTTTTATATAGATTGTAGTACTGTGCTAATGATCTGTTAGCTACCTGTCCAGTATCCAGCGTCTGTTATATTCATCTGGGGGTAAAAAAGAGCAATGAACAGAATTGTTTACTTGCCAACAGTTGCAGCTGAGGAGTAATGAATCAAACGGCTAGTTTGTCGATGGTATTGAGCGTCTACAGGTCATCTGTAAGGGATTGTTCTAGAAGTtccacaccatagtgccctccaagctcatcactaagctcaggaacctgggactgaacacatccttctgcaactggatcctggactttgaGGGACTACAGTGGGGGTAGGCAATAACGCATCCGCCACACAGACCCTCAATACGGGGGCCCCTTAGGGGttgcgtgcttagtcccttcctgtactccctgttcacccacgactggcgTGGCCGCGCACGACTCCCAACACCATTAAGTCTGCTGACGACACATCTACATCAACGGAGCTGTAGTGGAACggatcgagagcttcaagttccttggtgtccactatGGAATTATcgtccacacacagaaacagttgtgaagaaggcacgacaatgccttttccccatcaggaggctgaaaagatttggcatgggctctcagatcctcaaagttatacggctgcaccattgagagcatcttgactggctgcatcaccgcttggtatggcaactgcttggcatccgaccgcaagatGCTACAGCGGGTAGTGCGTATGCCCTAGTACATCACTGTAGCTGAGCTCTATGCCAGGTGGTGTCAGAACAAGGCTTAAAAtggtcagactgttctctctgttaccgataccaggcggtgtcagaaccTGAGGTTCCGCAGATTGAATAATGAAGTGACTTTCTGCAGTGTATACTGGACCTCTTAGACTAGTAATGGATGTGTGTTTGTCTCATTGTTAAAGGCATAGTTGGTTTctatgttaaagggatacttcaggattttggtaATGGGgccatttatctacttccccagagtcagatgaacttatgcatcaccatttttatgtctctgtgtcaagTAAGAAGGAAGTTAAGAGGTAGATGTGCGAGCCATTGCCAAATAGCCAGATAATGACAGGAAGTCTGTGGTacctgctagcagatacccatagactttcagtcattgcgctaatgctagttggCAATGGCACGCAAATCTACCTCTTAACTTcatactgcacgcagagacaATGTTTATCTGACTATGggaaagtagataaagggccgTTAAGGCCAGGGGTTTTCCAGGTCTGGTCACGTGGTCAGAAAAAAAAATGGCCCAGCTCATTACATATGACCTTTAACGTCTATCtttcctgctctctttctctgttccagGTTTGTGTATTAGACCTGAGGAAATGACGCTCGTTTGGGGAGCCATGGACCGACTACGAATGTGTACATAGCCAAAATGACTGTCCCTGCCTGTCGTCTACACTGCTGTAGTCCCATCAGAAGCCATGGCCTGCCATCACAACCACCACCATAAACACTTAAACTACACCTCCAGAGAAGGGGgtctgcccccccccacccccccaccccaccccaccccatcaAGTCACTCAGACccacaggagagagaaattacTTTTACGTTcagaaaattaaaaaaaatcccaAAGGGGACCCATTGCATACATACCAAAATATCTGCTATTTTGTTTactttgtttatttttatcctttaTACCAGAAATTAGACATGTCTTTTTTTCCCTCACGTCGTTGGTGTGTGCATATTGTACATGTCAGCATGTTTTGTCGTCCTTTTGCCGTAGGTTTGTGTGTTACATGTCGGGGAAAGAGTGGAGAGGTCAGTAGGCTTTTTGTTTCTTTTACCATTTGGATTTGAAACGGTTTATTGGGAGAAATCCATTCACTTTGAcactgtacttttttttgttgttgttatggcTCAAGAAAACATTGAACAAATCTATATTTCATAAGTTGAAATGGGTTAATTGTAATTTTGATGCTTGTTTTTCAGTTTGCCCAAaattgtttgtttaaaaaaaaatatttgtcagAGAGCATTTAGTGAGGAGGAATGCCCAATGTCTCATTTTGCTTGTTTACCTTGAGAAATGGTTTCAGGTGTGAACTGTTAGATCTCTGGACTAAAGATCATCACCGTTAGCTACTACATAACCCCATTCTGTCATATTTTAAGGACATGTTTAGGTTTCAGTGTTATGTAGAAGGAAAGGCTGATCGTCCATCTGTGCCTCCGTGGCTCTTTTAGCCAGAACACAGGAATGGCAGTGCTTTGGGTAGCTCATGAATGAATAGGACACAGGACAACCCCCATACAAACGCCGATGTCAAAGTTAGCCGGGAGTTTTCATACCCGAAATTGGTCAAACATGAGATTTTGCCAACGTTCCAAGACTACTTTTGAGTTGTAACTTCTGACCAACTTTGATTTTGGAGTGAACCATTGTTTCAAGTGTTCTGTTTGAGGACGCACTGCTGTGTCTGCTCTTAGGTCATTGTGGATGATTGATTTTCTACCCAGCACCAACACTTGGGAGACAGGCTGTGTCAAGGCCTATGCATGGATAGATGGTGCTTATTTTTTTTGGTGGTCAGAAGGTGATGTTTTCTAGGCAGGGAGATGAGAGGTGGACTTTGGAACATATGACTTGACGTAACAttctaactatatatatatatatatgtgtgagaCATCACAGGGGATTCTTTTTGTATGGCTCTTGTATGCAAGGTTGGTTTTGAGAAATCCTCCATAACTCTCGAAGACACGCTTGGAAATGTGTTATTCTTATGCATCATGTGGGTCTTTCACCATGACAAATGGTTCTTTATAAAATACCATTAAACAGTCATAGCTGTAAAAGAGCAGCCCTAAGAATGGGTTTGTTTTAAGTTATTTTCTGCACTTAAGAATAATGCAAAACAGGGACATGTGTTCAAGcaagggttggggtcaattccatttggATTCATTCTGGAAGTGAACTCCCAATTCAAAAATTTGAATAAAATATTAATTGAAAATAAATGGAACGTTTGTTTTTCTCCCGTTATTGAATTGGAATTTGAGCGCTTTAAAATGGCTTTGACCACCACCCCTGGTTGGTGCTTCCAGACGCAGGATAATCCTGTTTAATATCTCTCCAGTAGCTGAACGCGTGCAGTCGTTCTGTGAAAAAGCGAGGGACAATAGTAGTTTCTGAACTGCTGACTTGTTGGGTACACATTGGATCCAACCCAACTTCATGGCATTCCAACATACCATATCTTAGCCCTAGCTAACATCCAGTGGCTTTAAAAACACCCATATTTTATTTAACAAAAAAAATTATCCAAAAGTCTCCTTTGCTCAGAAAGAATGTCACTTGTTTTACAAATGCATTTTGTACAGAAGCTAGCTATTTTGAAGTTTGCTTTAATATAACCAACAGTGAGTGGATCGTACCATGAAGACTTATTAGGAAGTCTGACAGTGGAATGGTATTTTATAATGTTTGTTTTAAAATGATCTTTTTACACTGCATTCAAGTGTTTGCTATTTCTTGTTCCTACCTACAGTACTAATTCTCTTTGCTATGCCTAAAAAGCTCTTAAAGGTTTTGTACTCTTTGAAAAACTTTTATAATTCTGATTTATTTGTAGCTATGTACGCAAAAATGAACAAGAACAATACATCTAAACTTTAATGTGGATGTATCCATAACACCCTGGACCATGTAGGTAAATACCAGTGTGCAGATTTTAgttttttgtttaattttgtcTTTGCCCTCACCCATGTTattttctctcactcacacagatGCTGAGACTCTGCAACCTACGCATCTGACTGTTGTAATATCAATCAGACCTTTGAAACGTCTAGAataaaaaatctattttgataatagccgtgtgtttttctgttgacttggtttGTTTCTCACCTAGAGGCCTTTTGGTGTATTGCATGTTTTTAAAACATTGAATCTTTTTAGTTTATGAAATACACATCCTCTCAGCCATAGGTTGTGCAGTAGTCTATCCATGGTCATGGTACATGCGGAAATATTCAGACCCATcggctggggcggcagggtagcctagtggttagagcgttggactagtaaccgaaaggttgcaagttcatatccctgagctgacaaggtacaaatctgtcattctgcccggcagttaacccactgttcctaggctgtcattgaaaataatttgttaactgacttgcctagttaaataaaggtaaaattaatacaaaaataaaaatctacACCAAATACCCCATTTTTGTACttctatatataaaaaaaataaaaattgaatacttatgtaaaagtaAGATTCCGACACTTgactgagtactttgttgaagcacctttggcagatattacaaccttgagtcttcctgggtatgatgctacaagctttccacacatgtatttggggtgtttctcccattcctctctgcagatcctctcaagctcttgtcaggttggatggggagcatcactggacagctgttttcaggtctctccataaatgtttgattgggttcaagtccaggttctggctgggccacaagaacattcagacttgtcccgaagccacttctgcattgtcttagatgtgtgcttagggtcattgttctgctgaaaggtgaacctttgccccagtctgaggtcctgagcaggttttcatcgaggatctctgtactttgctccgttcatccttcccacaatcctgactagtccctgccattgaaaaacatccccacagcatgatgcttcacctaagggatggtaccaggtttcttccagacgtgacacctggaatttaggccaaagagttcaatctttgttttatcagaccagagaatcttgtttctcatggtcatagtccttttggcaaactccaagtggtctgagatgtggcttccgtctggccaccttattggtagagtgctgcagagatgatcaatggaaacaggatgcacctgagctcaatttcgaatctcatagcgaagggtctgaatgtttatgtaaataaggttattttctttgctttgtcattatggggtattgtgtgtagattgatgagaatgctttttaaatgtaatacatttaaaataaaaaggctgtaacgtgagaaaaggggtctgaatactttctgaatccaCTGTAGCATCGTCCCTCGATCACTTTCGGCACAGACAGAAGGAGCCAGATGTCTCACAGGATGTATAAATCTGAAGTATCCGTTTAGAACTTCCactcaccaccaaatatggtaATGATGggaagtgggagaagatggagccaGATGAAACTTGGACGACGTTCTGCTAACTTCaact carries:
- the LOC139375877 gene encoding F-box-like/WD repeat-containing protein TBL1XR1, yielding MSISSDEVNFLVYRYLQESGFSHSAFTFGIESHISQSNINGALVPPAALISIIQKGLQYVEAEVSINEDGTLFDGRPIESLSLIDAVMPDVVQTRQQAYREKLAQQQQVGSTSGTQGLQPGGAKNGEGGTAANGEENGAHGLANHHAEMMEVDQDVEIPQNKAMVLRGHESEVFICAWNPVNDLLASGSGDSTARIWNLSENGTGSSTQLVLRHCIREGGQDVPSNKDVTSLDWNSEGTLLATGSYDGFARIWTKDGNLASTLGQHKGPIFALKWNKKGNFILSAGVDKTTIIWDAHTGEAKQQFPFHSAPALDVDWQSNNTFASCSTDMCIHVCKLGQDRPVKTFQGHTNEVNAIKWDPTGSLLASCSDDMTLKIWSMKQDSCVHDLQAHSKEIYTIKWSPTGPGTNNPNANLMLASASFDSTVRLWDVERGVCIHTLTRHQEPVYSVAFSPDGRHLASGSFDKCVHIWNTQTGALVHSYRGTGGIFEVCWNATGDKVGASASDGSVCVLDLRK